AGGCACGGATGCCGGTCGATGTTTTGGGTGCGAATGCCGCGCGGTTGTTGAGCCTCGGGTAAGACGCGGGCCTGTCTTGCCTCCGGTCGTGTTTCGGGTTTGAACCACCGGTCTTATGTCGAATTTTGAAGCCAACCTCGCTCCGCTCGGATTAAAACTTCCCGCCACTGCCGCCGCGGCCGGCAACTATGTGCCCACGGTGCGCACGGGTAACCTGCTTTATTGCGCGGGCACCATCTCGATCCAGGACGGCAAGATGACCCACGAAGGCCAGGTCGGCAACGAGCAGACCGTGCAGACGGCCTACGAGTCGGCGCGCGTGTGCACGTTAAACACCCTCGCCAACATCAAGGCCGCGGTCGGTTCGCTGGACCAGGTTTCGCGCGTGGTGATGGTTAACGGCTTCGTGAATGCGGTGAGCGGTTTCGCGGACAGCCCGGCAGTGATCAATGGTGCGAGCGATCTACTCGTCGCGGTGTTTGGCGATGCGGGCAAACATGCTCGCGCCGCGGTGGCAGTCGCGGGACTGCCCAAAAACTCCACGGTCGAAGTGCAGATCGTCGTTGAGCTGAAGGCCTGAAGAAGGCGTGAAAAAGCCCCGGCTGTTGAAGCCGGGGCTTTTTTCGTTTTCAGAGCTGTTTGATCAGCACCTTGGGATTGCGTCCGCTTTCCTCGTAGGCCTTGAGACGAGCCTCGGGCAGGGCGGACTTTTCGGTTTCCTCGAAGCCGAGCACGGAAGTGAAGAACGAGTAGCTCTGCGTGGAGAGGGCGACGATTTGAGCGACGCCCTTTTCCTTTGCGCGCATGCAGGCGAAATCGACCATTTTACGGCCGACGCCGCGGTTGTGGTAGAAGGGCAGCACGTAGAGCGAACCGATTTCCGCGAGCTGCGGTTTGTCGGGGTAGAAATACAACGTGACGCAGGCGATGATGTTCTCGTCGATTTCGAAGACGTAGAACTGGTCGATGTTTTTCTCGATGGCCTGCTGGGTGCGGTGGAGCAGTTCCTCGCGCTTCACTGCGTGGCGCGTGAGGTTGTAGAGGAACCGCACGTCGCGCTTGGTGGCCTTGCGGATCTGCTGGTAGTCGTTCGCGTAGATGAGCGATCCGACGCCCTCACTGGAGAAGATTTCGTTGATCAGGCCGTCGAAGGTGCGTCCGTCGACGATGTGCACGCGCGGCACGCCGGTCTCAATGGCGCGGATGGCGTGGGCGGCTTTGCTGAGCGAGAGTTCGTTGAACTGCTCGGGATGATCTTTGAGGAGGGCGCGCAGGGTATCGACGGAGATGTCGCGCTTGATTTCGCCGTTGATCTCAAGGCCGGCCTGCGGGGTGAGGTAGATGACCTTGGAAGCGTTAAGGGCCTCGGCGACCTCGGCGGCGAGCAGGTCGGAGTTGATGCGCAGCGAACGTCCGTCCGGGCCGTAGCCGACGGGCTGGATGATCGGAATGATGTCGGCGTTGATGAGGTGGGAGATGAACTCCTTGTCGATGCGATCGACCTTGCCGGTGAACTGCTGGTCAACGCCCTTGAGGATGCCGGTGGGCAAGGCGCGCACGGAGTTGGTGATCGCGCACTTGAGCGTGTTTTGCGTGAGGCCCTCGAGAATGAGATGGGAAACCCGTGAAGAGGCGCGAATGGCGAGGTCGAGCGTGGCCGCATCGGTTACGCCGGTGCCGTCGGCATTGCTGATGGCGATTTTCCGCGACTCGGAGAGCTCGATGATCTGCTGGCCGATGCCATGGACGAGCACGACCTTGATGCCGAGCGAGCGGAGAACGGCGATATCGACGAGCAGGTTGCCGAAGTTTTCGTCGGCCACGATGGAGCCGTCGATCGCGAGCACGAAGATCTGGCCTTGAAAACGCGGGACGTATTTCAGGATGCCACGGAGATCCGTGGGTTTGATCAGTGCGGTGGAGACCGGGGTGGCGGGCGTAGCGGGGCCGTTGCTCATCTTTGGATTAAGCAACGTTCATCGGACAAGCAGGCGGGCGCGTCAATAGTCGTGGCAAGGCCGACGCCACGACGTCCGTTTGCGCGGATTACTTGAGCGTCGGTGCGCTCCGCCATTTTTCGGGCGGGAGGTAGGCGAGGCCGATCAAGATGAGCTGGGTGGCCACGAAGATTACCAAAGCAACGAAGGCCTGGTCCATGAAACCGTAGCTGTGGAGGCCGACACCGAGCATGTTGGTGCCGAACCAGCTCCAGCTCGTGACGATGTTGCCAAAAATCGCCAAAGCCATGATCCCGCGCGTGCGGGCGAGTCCGCCCCAGCGGGCGTGGAGGATGATGGCGTTCCAGATGACGATGATGAGCGCTCCGTTTTCCTTGGGATCCCAGCCCCAGAAGCGTCCCCAGGATTGATCGGCCCAGATACCGCCGAGAATCGTGCCGATGAGGCTGAAGAGCGTGGCGAAACAGATAATGCCGTAAACCATGCGGCTGAGAGAATCGGCCGTGGCTTTATCGAGCGAACGGGTGAACACGCCGCGGAACACGTAAATAATTGCGAGGAAGCCGGCGAGGAACGTGGCCGAATAGCCGATCGTGATCACGACGACGTGGGTCGCCAACCAGAAGTTGGAGTCGAGCACGGCACGCATCATTTCCAAGGTGTCGCCGCTGAGCGACAGATGGTGGGCGATCAACAAAGTGCAAAACCCGGTGAGACCGGCGGCGACACTGCCGATGCCGTTCTTGAAGATTTTTTCGAGGGTGAGGCACAGGCCGACCGAACCCCAGCCGACGAAGAGGGCTGAAGAGTAGAGGTTGGTGACCGGCGGGCGGCCTTCGAGCCACATGCGCATAAGAATGCCGACGGTCGTGGCGACCCACGCGAGCAACACGAGGTAATAGGCGGCGCGTTGCAGGGGCGCGGGCCATTTGAGCCAGGAGAAAACGGCGAGCAGAAAAGCCAGCACGTAGAGCGACATGCTCGTGTAGAAAGGCTCGGCCTTGTTGAAGAGCGTTTCAGCGTCGG
This portion of the Rariglobus hedericola genome encodes:
- a CDS encoding RidA family protein; amino-acid sequence: MSNFEANLAPLGLKLPATAAAAGNYVPTVRTGNLLYCAGTISIQDGKMTHEGQVGNEQTVQTAYESARVCTLNTLANIKAAVGSLDQVSRVVMVNGFVNAVSGFADSPAVINGASDLLVAVFGDAGKHARAAVAVAGLPKNSTVEVQIVVELKA
- a CDS encoding cytochrome c biogenesis protein — its product is MKRFLPLAILILGALYLASPLFRKPKSDFNLDGFGRIPVVANGRTKPLDSVARNTLLLLQGRQRIVTPENVSLTPTQWLLDVFFRPELADTYQHFEIVHPGVLDVFGLGIEDGAGKKRFSYRQLIAKLEELDRQASLAESVESPARTSYQRAVVNLRNHVILYQQLKHSLVMPDGSDFLNDLLRLQDNLAAGVEAVRNKESGKDANAELAGFTMNMGSKFLRMEQIGILLAIPPAAGATDATWQKAGQSLLATFQNGSVNVNALTFAGLQHTWKNQQPEQFNTLLAKQRTESERALTAVLKKTDAETLFNKAEPFYTSMSLYVLAFLLAVFSWLKWPAPLQRAAYYLVLLAWVATTVGILMRMWLEGRPPVTNLYSSALFVGWGSVGLCLTLEKIFKNGIGSVAAGLTGFCTLLIAHHLSLSGDTLEMMRAVLDSNFWLATHVVVITIGYSATFLAGFLAIIYVFRGVFTRSLDKATADSLSRMVYGIICFATLFSLIGTILGGIWADQSWGRFWGWDPKENGALIIVIWNAIILHARWGGLARTRGIMALAIFGNIVTSWSWFGTNMLGVGLHSYGFMDQAFVALVIFVATQLILIGLAYLPPEKWRSAPTLK
- the argA gene encoding amino-acid N-acetyltransferase codes for the protein MSNGPATPATPVSTALIKPTDLRGILKYVPRFQGQIFVLAIDGSIVADENFGNLLVDIAVLRSLGIKVVLVHGIGQQIIELSESRKIAISNADGTGVTDAATLDLAIRASSRVSHLILEGLTQNTLKCAITNSVRALPTGILKGVDQQFTGKVDRIDKEFISHLINADIIPIIQPVGYGPDGRSLRINSDLLAAEVAEALNASKVIYLTPQAGLEINGEIKRDISVDTLRALLKDHPEQFNELSLSKAAHAIRAIETGVPRVHIVDGRTFDGLINEIFSSEGVGSLIYANDYQQIRKATKRDVRFLYNLTRHAVKREELLHRTQQAIEKNIDQFYVFEIDENIIACVTLYFYPDKPQLAEIGSLYVLPFYHNRGVGRKMVDFACMRAKEKGVAQIVALSTQSYSFFTSVLGFEETEKSALPEARLKAYEESGRNPKVLIKQL